A window of Nicotiana tabacum cultivar K326 chromosome 24, ASM71507v2, whole genome shotgun sequence contains these coding sequences:
- the LOC142178085 gene encoding uncharacterized protein LOC142178085 — MEAAGTSRVTELHELDEFRYHAFESTRLYKERMKIIHDKHIQERIFKPGDVVLLYNSRLKLFPGKLESRWSGPFIVVQVLSSGAVEIESEDGTNRFRVNGQRLKHYLGMDEEKVVSVIYLKVPQLLSEP; from the coding sequence ATGGAGGCCGCTGGTACAAGTAGAGTCACAGAACTTCATGAACTCGACGAGTTCCGTTACCATGCTTTTGAAAGCACCAGGTTGTACAAGGAAAGGATGAAGATCATACACGACAAGCATATTCAAGAGAGGATTTTCAAACCCGGAGATGTCGTGTTGTTGTATAATTCAAGATTGAAACTATTTCCGGGCAAGCTGGAATCTAGATGGTCGGGACCATTTATAGTGGTGCAAGTACTCTCAAGTGGAGCTGTAGAAATTGAATCTGAGGATGGAACGAACAGGTTTAGAGTtaatgggcaaaggttgaaacattaccttggtaTGGATGAGGAAAAAGTTGTATCGGTGATTTATTTGAAGGTGCCTCAATTGTTGAGTGAACCTTAA